A window from Candidatus Bathyarchaeota archaeon encodes these proteins:
- a CDS encoding glycosyltransferase family 4 protein, translating into MLVSSAAYVLSDHLLSSEGISCYQLLKSMGKIGYSFDAISEFVRIRKPLRNVNFHQVGSFKIMPKSSLVTKYLGHTEFITRSYLKCARILKEKKVNIIHHMFPAVYNQSFSLLALTGKTRKHRFVIGPLSAHYYTRPLDERTIMGLTSKLHRKTIQESDAVITISQKVRKLYEGVVDDEKISVIPLGVDTGIFKPAEKRFRKDGYEILYVGYLYELKGVEYLIRSMALVARERRDVKLRIVGEGPEKSRLMALTKALNLEERVLFEGFVPHTRIVRCYQKCDIFCFPTLGEPFGKVVLEAMACGKPVIASNVGGPAEIIENERTGFLIPPAQPLILAKAILGLIADKQKMKKIGVNARTAVAQRYSWQSIAENYQKLYSSFA; encoded by the coding sequence GTGTTAGTCTCTTCTGCGGCATATGTTCTCTCCGACCATTTGCTTTCCAGCGAGGGGATCTCTTGTTATCAGTTGTTGAAAAGCATGGGGAAGATTGGCTACTCCTTCGATGCTATTTCAGAGTTCGTCAGGATTCGAAAACCATTAAGAAACGTCAACTTTCACCAGGTTGGATCCTTCAAAATTATGCCTAAGAGCAGCCTCGTTACAAAGTACCTAGGGCACACGGAGTTCATAACCCGCAGCTACTTAAAATGCGCGAGAATTCTAAAGGAGAAGAAGGTCAACATAATACATCATATGTTCCCTGCAGTTTATAATCAAAGCTTTAGCCTCCTTGCATTGACAGGGAAGACGAGGAAGCATCGCTTTGTTATTGGCCCTCTCTCAGCTCACTATTATACGAGGCCTCTGGACGAAAGAACGATCATGGGACTCACGTCCAAGCTTCACCGGAAGACCATTCAAGAATCTGATGCAGTCATAACGATCAGCCAAAAGGTCAGGAAACTGTACGAAGGGGTAGTGGATGACGAAAAAATAAGCGTCATACCTTTAGGGGTTGACACAGGTATTTTCAAACCTGCAGAGAAAAGGTTTCGCAAAGATGGCTATGAAATTCTTTACGTTGGTTACTTGTACGAGCTAAAAGGCGTAGAATATCTTATTAGATCTATGGCACTGGTTGCAAGGGAACGGAGAGATGTCAAGCTGAGAATTGTTGGTGAGGGACCGGAGAAAAGTAGACTTATGGCTCTGACAAAAGCTCTAAATCTTGAAGAAAGAGTTCTTTTCGAGGGATTTGTACCTCACACGCGAATTGTAAGATGCTACCAGAAATGCGACATTTTCTGTTTTCCAACACTTGGAGAACCATTTGGAAAGGTGGTTTTAGAGGCTATGGCGTGTGGCAAACCCGTCATTGCTTCAAATGTTGGAGGACCCGCAGAGATCATAGAAAACGAAAGAACCGGCTTTCTAATTCCTCCGGCTCAGCCCCTAATTCTAGCGAAAGCAATCCTCGGACTAATTGCCGACAAGCAAAAGATGAAGAAGATTGGAGTCAATGCGAGAACAGCCGTCGCACAACGTTATTCTTGGCAAAGTATAGCTGAAAATTATCAAAAATTGTATAGTAGCTTCGCATAG
- a CDS encoding polysaccharide deacetylase family protein, translated as MRIPFFLFKRRTLRFWDYWLLSKFSGKVLNIPRCGRIKKTVVLSFDVETWDGKCGGQEELSANPEEEYFQYLPRLLAILDKYSVKAQFFVCGKVLELYSEAFEEVARRGHGIGGHGYYHENMSMLSCDSQKTVVSMVKRLMHKKLGVEMRSWRCPGLKANIETFKVLERLGVRYSSNCYRVKPLSINGVLEIPLSARMDYHVLKSQGQKNTDGNLWAEYVKKKIITSSGLLVFGMHTWVQKKYDPECNGVESLLDFLSSAWSSVWIGRFDDFEEIVV; from the coding sequence TTGAGAATCCCATTTTTCCTTTTTAAGCGGAGAACTCTAAGGTTCTGGGATTATTGGCTGCTTTCAAAATTCAGTGGAAAGGTTTTGAATATTCCAAGATGCGGGCGCATAAAGAAGACTGTTGTTTTGTCCTTTGATGTAGAAACTTGGGATGGGAAATGTGGTGGGCAAGAGGAATTATCAGCTAATCCTGAGGAGGAGTATTTCCAATATCTTCCAAGGCTTTTAGCAATTTTGGACAAGTATTCTGTCAAGGCCCAGTTCTTCGTTTGCGGGAAGGTTTTGGAGCTGTATTCCGAAGCTTTTGAAGAGGTAGCTCGAAGAGGGCATGGAATAGGCGGGCATGGTTACTACCATGAAAATATGTCTATGCTTTCCTGTGACTCGCAGAAGACGGTTGTTAGTATGGTTAAACGTCTCATGCACAAAAAGCTTGGAGTAGAAATGCGAAGTTGGCGTTGCCCTGGACTGAAGGCAAATATTGAAACGTTTAAAGTCTTAGAAAGACTAGGCGTTAGATACTCGAGCAATTGCTACAGAGTTAAACCTTTAAGCATAAATGGTGTCCTTGAGATTCCGCTGTCGGCCAGGATGGATTATCATGTGCTCAAGTCTCAAGGCCAGAAAAACACCGACGGTAATCTGTGGGCGGAATACGTGAAAAAGAAAATAATAACAAGCAGTGGGCTTCTAGTTTTCGGCATGCACACGTGGGTCCAGAAAAAATACGATCCTGAATGCAATGGAGTTGAAAGTTTACTCGATTTTCTTAGCTCCGCTTGGAGCAGTGTTTGGATAGGAAGGTTCGATGACTTTGAGGAGATCGTCGTCTAA
- a CDS encoding class I SAM-dependent methyltransferase, with translation MDTNILLNLLNENIGAYNPHSVLEIGSGPGIFTENLYRKAWTVSTDISRRMLKFTKRRGIKAEFIQADMEHLPFKHDSFDMIVAYRVLEYSGNGTQTLRQFSKIAPIMLVQIPRHDSFRGFMLLLYRWARFPVLLLFKKNVRFKSYSFKSVAKLLKRSRLSQVRLITYNNGLDIHVVLRRNQH, from the coding sequence TTGGATACAAACATTTTACTGAATTTGCTTAATGAGAACATTGGCGCCTATAATCCTCACTCGGTCCTCGAGATAGGGTCCGGACCTGGAATATTTACTGAAAACTTGTATAGAAAAGCTTGGACAGTGTCCACTGACATCTCTCGCCGCATGCTCAAGTTTACAAAGCGTAGAGGAATCAAAGCGGAGTTTATCCAGGCAGATATGGAACATTTACCTTTCAAGCACGATAGTTTTGATATGATTGTTGCGTATAGAGTGCTTGAATATTCAGGGAATGGCACACAGACTTTGAGGCAATTTTCGAAAATAGCTCCCATAATGTTGGTTCAGATTCCCCGGCACGATTCATTTAGGGGGTTCATGCTCCTCTTATATCGGTGGGCGCGATTTCCCGTACTTCTTCTATTCAAAAAGAACGTGAGGTTCAAATCTTACTCCTTTAAAAGCGTGGCAAAGCTCCTGAAAAGATCGAGATTGAGTCAAGTGAGATTGATAACCTATAACAATGGGCTGGACATTCATGTAGTGCTTAGGAGAAACCAACATTGA
- a CDS encoding glycosyltransferase family 4 protein, which yields MKTCFASFEYPPSITGGAGVYAKFMSRELAKLGHEVHVISPTTEHFFTRKVENDLIVHRIPIIDRPLLKIPSYWLKLRRFYKELDTLEGFDLLHGNVTSDLSLTKNLVKIPRVVTIHHLARSTFQMINPSCFEMLQNPEGEVGIAAWLEKETIDFDKRVITRADKVITVSNFVKRCIVNIYRIPESKIEVIYNGICQDYEPGENDILQMRNKYGSNGSIVLFVGRLEKRKGLPFLLKAFKTVSKSTKSTLVIAGSGRVEPFRSLATALGIGERVAFTSFVDYETLKKLYHACDVFVLPSLLEGFGLTILEAMAAGKPIVAFNVGGIPEVMRDDVHGRLIDPKKPNELANAIIYFIENAQLSVKVGKRNRDYVAREFSWKKTAKQTERLYRSLIR from the coding sequence ATGAAGACATGCTTCGCATCCTTTGAATATCCACCTTCGATTACGGGAGGAGCTGGAGTCTATGCGAAATTTATGTCCAGAGAACTTGCGAAACTAGGCCATGAGGTCCATGTAATATCACCGACTACCGAACACTTCTTCACCAGAAAGGTAGAGAACGATCTGATTGTGCACAGAATTCCAATCATAGATAGGCCACTTCTAAAAATCCCTTCTTATTGGTTGAAGTTAAGAAGATTCTATAAAGAGCTAGACACACTGGAAGGCTTCGATCTATTACACGGAAATGTTACGAGCGATCTGAGTTTGACGAAAAACCTGGTCAAGATACCAAGAGTTGTTACCATACATCATTTAGCTCGTTCTACATTCCAGATGATAAATCCTTCTTGCTTCGAGATGTTACAGAATCCTGAAGGAGAGGTTGGTATTGCCGCATGGTTGGAAAAGGAGACGATAGATTTCGATAAAAGAGTAATCACTCGAGCTGATAAGGTAATTACTGTAAGTAATTTCGTGAAACGTTGCATAGTGAACATCTATCGAATACCTGAATCTAAGATTGAAGTTATTTACAACGGAATATGTCAAGATTATGAACCGGGTGAAAATGATATTCTGCAGATGAGAAATAAGTATGGCTCAAATGGTTCGATTGTTCTGTTTGTTGGAAGATTGGAGAAGAGAAAAGGTTTGCCGTTCTTGCTAAAGGCGTTTAAAACCGTCTCGAAGAGCACAAAATCGACCTTGGTGATAGCAGGTTCGGGAAGAGTAGAGCCTTTCAGAAGTTTGGCCACTGCCCTCGGAATAGGTGAACGAGTCGCTTTCACCAGTTTCGTAGATTACGAAACTTTAAAGAAATTGTATCATGCTTGCGACGTATTTGTTCTACCCTCATTACTGGAAGGGTTCGGTTTGACAATTCTAGAGGCGATGGCGGCCGGGAAACCGATTGTTGCCTTCAATGTGGGAGGGATTCCAGAAGTTATGAGAGATGATGTCCATGGAAGATTAATAGATCCAAAGAAACCTAATGAATTGGCCAACGCTATCATTTATTTTATTGAGAACGCACAGCTGTCTGTAAAGGTTGGCAAAAGAAATAGAGACTATGTGGCACGAGAATTCAGCTGGAAGAAAACCGCAAAACAAACAGAGAGATTGTATAGAAGTCTTATCCGTTGA
- a CDS encoding FkbM family methyltransferase — protein MSLVKKIFRSYLWTSLQGHKMYVNARDKTITPTLLNYGVWEMHETELFKRAVRKGMIVVDLGANIGWYTLIAAKLVGKKGKVYAFEPEPDNCALLRKNVQLNGYSNVIIERKAVLDRYGSIRLFLNSDNLGDHRIYDSHDGRKSITVEGTTLDEYFRNEHDNIDVIKIDIQGAEMAALLGMDRVIKANENLKMFIEFGPTAISRSGFSPREFLNKLFEYGFKIYVIEIQKEFTEQTHVDEIMESCEGKEFVDLFLSRPRKPVQRG, from the coding sequence TTGTCGCTCGTTAAGAAAATTTTCCGTTCTTACCTGTGGACTTCACTTCAAGGACACAAAATGTATGTGAATGCACGAGATAAGACAATTACTCCAACTCTGCTGAATTATGGAGTTTGGGAAATGCATGAAACCGAATTGTTCAAAAGAGCGGTCAGGAAAGGGATGATTGTTGTAGATTTAGGGGCCAATATTGGCTGGTATACGCTAATTGCGGCAAAACTCGTAGGCAAGAAAGGAAAAGTATACGCCTTTGAACCGGAGCCAGATAACTGTGCTTTACTTAGGAAAAACGTGCAATTAAATGGTTACAGCAATGTAATTATAGAACGAAAAGCTGTCCTCGACCGCTATGGATCTATTAGATTATTCTTAAACTCTGACAATCTCGGCGACCACAGAATATATGACTCTCATGACGGTAGGAAATCGATCACTGTAGAAGGTACGACTTTGGATGAGTATTTTAGAAATGAACATGACAACATTGATGTCATAAAGATTGACATTCAAGGTGCAGAGATGGCGGCTCTTTTAGGAATGGACAGAGTAATTAAAGCTAACGAAAACTTGAAGATGTTTATTGAATTTGGCCCTACAGCAATTTCGAGAAGTGGTTTTTCTCCTAGAGAATTTCTAAACAAACTTTTCGAATACGGTTTCAAAATTTATGTCATAGAAATACAAAAAGAATTTACAGAGCAAACGCATGTTGATGAAATTATGGAATCATGTGAAGGCAAAGAGTTTGTGGATTTGTTCTTATCGCGCCCACGCAAACCCGTTCAGCGAGGCTGA
- a CDS encoding discoidin domain-containing protein → MILLAEILLSRLLFHSALPAGTDSLSWIAQTAFQARDFRWLYAWRLFGLGFPQSSSLFDLLLIFVHSLVGDPSIAIKLFTLVAFCTAEFSMYSYVFHHTKRHNAALIAAVVYLLNQFVFAEFSEGHIALLFGYALAPLLFLLLDKACARGRVKDCFSLGLMFSIFITGVHLECVYIYGWFMLLYFLIYIIVPNRRTKGRRDTLKRFFKVWGISIPIGISLSSFFLMPIILDIKPAYLSLSYQYTIEETSGILDIFINQIGFHMLFLFFPISLTTIALYRDRRTVFFSLSAFIAAFIAKGTLPPFPEVFEWLFVNVPYMHVFRATSRWFMVTWFAGAFLTGLLVAKSEETLRNILRKAKHELPSHIIDKTKILLTSLMIGIVLLNASLSGLQFLGSPLTYSLPEQDVVSSQWIGSVPGNFRVVTVGSWGLGSNFIIPGPLGSGYREISSEGYYLHDKVVVQNGGWEPLARSFIEFVYSSAYQRKIDDLLRILGLFDVRYVVLSSNAPTEWAEIFYKQYGSKRVLNYSGSVVLENEFWTPHIFAVSRYAAILGGRATLNSLSKVPNLDFAGCGLIYLDQNIGSMTNLLQNADYLIISDSDITDMAMLLLEEDYVTPLEEYGYPSSNPEKHWIVGLAGIDYGKLTRGTLTTGGNNSITMPFEAKEEGEHEVWVRVCSGIGRGTLQLVVDNTTIGSVLSDASFPVSKFDWLSVGSIHLDKGKHTLTLINHSPGYNDVDAVAIVPPFLMQQKMDEASNLLQAFHFRTILVSEAEDFFGEIPALHLKGWNIHQSSFNASNGFVIQSSGRYENVALEGSASASSIQGSGFEASNAIDGDSAIEMTRWASEFGRMPQWFQIEWEQPKDIWELRIFFESAYAEDYQVQIWDGEKWINQTIVEGNAALNRNHIFSQPITTNKVRLYFTSAPEQDSVSVWEVEVYSTYLSKEIYVPKTASYMLGLRLATGPNLGNIRFEFGNVSRTIQTGNPNATYYKWYEIGPIELNAGEESLNMSWVGDLYFDELILYSLKKGEEPLPLDSLLQPSAIPIITHERINPGKYNVQVSSDEPFLLVFTDTYHPSWKAYFGNLEVPPVVAYSVANGFFINKTGNFDVIISFTGQAYADLGWKISAVTVFVLAVVLATPSKVFKSLRNYIRRRT, encoded by the coding sequence ATGATCCTTCTAGCGGAGATCCTTCTGTCTAGACTGCTTTTTCATTCAGCTCTACCAGCTGGAACTGACTCACTCTCTTGGATCGCGCAGACAGCATTTCAAGCTAGGGATTTTAGGTGGCTCTATGCGTGGCGTCTGTTTGGTTTGGGTTTCCCTCAGTCATCTAGCTTATTTGACCTTCTTCTTATATTTGTTCATAGCTTAGTAGGTGACCCCTCAATAGCTATCAAGCTCTTCACACTGGTTGCGTTTTGCACTGCAGAGTTTTCCATGTATAGTTACGTTTTTCATCATACCAAACGACATAATGCTGCTCTTATCGCCGCTGTCGTGTACCTTCTAAACCAATTTGTCTTTGCTGAATTTTCGGAGGGGCATATCGCTCTCCTATTTGGCTATGCTCTAGCCCCGTTGCTGTTTCTTCTCCTTGATAAAGCATGTGCGCGCGGTCGCGTTAAAGATTGTTTTTCTCTTGGCTTGATGTTTTCTATCTTCATAACGGGTGTTCATCTAGAGTGTGTTTACATCTATGGCTGGTTTATGCTACTATATTTTCTAATATACATTATAGTCCCAAATCGTCGAACCAAAGGAAGAAGAGACACGCTGAAGCGTTTTTTCAAGGTATGGGGAATCAGCATACCGATCGGTATATCTCTGTCTTCGTTTTTCTTGATGCCGATTATTTTAGATATTAAACCTGCATACCTATCTCTAAGCTATCAATACACTATAGAGGAAACGAGTGGCATACTAGACATTTTTATTAATCAGATAGGATTTCACATGCTGTTTCTGTTCTTTCCTATTTCCTTGACAACCATCGCCTTATACAGGGATAGGCGCACAGTCTTCTTTTCTCTATCAGCTTTCATTGCAGCTTTTATCGCTAAAGGTACCCTTCCCCCCTTCCCCGAAGTCTTTGAGTGGCTTTTTGTTAATGTCCCGTATATGCACGTTTTTCGGGCGACATCGAGATGGTTCATGGTGACATGGTTTGCTGGCGCATTTCTCACGGGTCTACTTGTTGCCAAATCGGAAGAAACCCTCAGAAACATCCTTCGCAAGGCTAAACACGAGTTACCTTCTCACATAATAGATAAGACAAAGATCCTTTTGACCAGCCTCATGATAGGAATAGTTCTTCTAAATGCTAGTTTGTCTGGCCTACAATTTCTCGGTTCTCCTTTGACTTATAGTCTTCCAGAACAAGACGTAGTTTCCTCTCAATGGATCGGCTCTGTCCCAGGTAACTTTAGAGTAGTAACAGTTGGTTCTTGGGGTCTAGGTAGTAATTTTATAATACCGGGTCCTCTTGGATCTGGATATCGAGAGATTTCTAGTGAAGGTTACTACCTGCATGATAAAGTAGTAGTACAAAATGGAGGATGGGAGCCATTAGCTCGGAGCTTCATTGAATTTGTGTACTCCTCTGCATACCAAAGGAAGATAGATGATCTTCTGCGAATATTAGGACTCTTTGACGTGAGGTATGTAGTATTGTCAAGCAATGCACCAACCGAATGGGCTGAGATATTCTACAAACAATATGGCTCCAAGCGTGTCCTAAACTACTCTGGATCAGTTGTCCTAGAAAATGAATTCTGGACTCCACACATTTTTGCGGTTTCTAGATACGCTGCAATATTAGGTGGAAGAGCAACCCTTAATTCACTCTCAAAAGTTCCCAACCTAGATTTTGCAGGGTGCGGGTTGATATATTTAGACCAGAACATTGGTTCCATGACTAATCTCCTGCAGAATGCAGATTATCTAATAATCTCAGATAGTGACATAACGGACATGGCGATGTTATTATTGGAAGAGGACTACGTAACCCCCCTTGAGGAGTATGGCTACCCATCCTCAAATCCAGAGAAACACTGGATTGTGGGTTTAGCAGGGATTGACTATGGGAAACTTACAAGAGGTACTCTCACTACTGGGGGAAACAACAGCATAACAATGCCTTTCGAAGCAAAAGAAGAAGGCGAACACGAAGTTTGGGTTAGAGTATGTTCTGGTATTGGAAGGGGCACACTTCAACTAGTTGTTGACAATACAACAATAGGCAGTGTACTTTCTGATGCCAGTTTTCCCGTCTCAAAATTCGATTGGTTGAGTGTTGGATCAATACATCTTGACAAGGGAAAACATACACTGACTTTAATCAACCACTCGCCTGGATATAACGATGTAGATGCAGTAGCGATCGTTCCTCCATTCTTGATGCAACAAAAGATGGATGAAGCATCTAACCTACTTCAAGCCTTTCATTTTCGGACGATACTAGTCAGTGAAGCAGAAGACTTTTTTGGGGAGATTCCGGCCCTTCATCTAAAAGGCTGGAACATCCATCAGTCCTCGTTCAATGCAAGTAATGGCTTTGTTATTCAATCCTCAGGCAGATATGAAAATGTCGCATTAGAAGGTAGTGCCTCGGCAAGTTCGATTCAAGGTTCAGGATTTGAAGCAAGCAATGCAATCGATGGAGATAGCGCAATCGAAATGACCAGATGGGCTTCAGAATTTGGCAGAATGCCACAGTGGTTTCAAATCGAGTGGGAACAGCCTAAAGATATATGGGAACTGCGCATTTTCTTCGAGTCAGCCTACGCAGAAGATTATCAAGTTCAGATATGGGACGGCGAAAAATGGATCAACCAAACAATCGTAGAAGGTAATGCTGCTCTGAACCGTAACCACATATTCAGTCAGCCCATAACCACAAATAAAGTTCGCCTTTACTTCACGAGTGCTCCGGAACAAGATTCGGTTAGCGTATGGGAGGTTGAGGTATACTCTACTTATCTCTCAAAAGAAATCTATGTTCCCAAAACGGCGTCATATATGCTTGGTCTTCGCCTTGCAACCGGTCCCAATCTTGGCAACATAAGATTTGAATTTGGAAATGTCTCGAGAACAATCCAAACTGGCAACCCAAACGCTACATATTATAAATGGTACGAGATAGGACCTATTGAACTGAACGCTGGTGAAGAATCGCTTAACATGAGCTGGGTAGGCGATTTGTACTTCGACGAACTCATCCTATATTCTCTGAAAAAAGGGGAGGAACCTCTTCCACTCGATAGCCTTCTTCAACCCAGCGCAATACCCATCATCACGCACGAACGGATCAATCCAGGTAAATACAATGTCCAAGTTAGCAGTGATGAACCTTTTTTACTTGTATTTACCGACACCTATCATCCCTCGTGGAAGGCTTACTTTGGCAACCTTGAAGTGCCTCCGGTTGTTGCATATTCCGTCGCGAACGGCTTTTTCATCAACAAGACAGGCAATTTCGATGTCATAATATCCTTCACTGGACAAGCCTACGCTGACTTGGGATGGAAAATATCAGCTGTCACAGTTTTCGTGCTAGCAGTGGTTCTGGCAACTCCATCCAAGGTTTTCAAAAGTTTAAGAAATTACATAAGACGACGCACATGA
- a CDS encoding glycosyltransferase family 2 protein produces the protein MKCLVMLPCHNEEQNLERLISSLHEALHTHMPYQIIAVNDGSTDGTSGILYNLSEKYPIMVAEHKSNGGLASAFRTGLRLAMEHASAEDLIVTMDADNTHDPKYITRLAEEAWRSGVVISSRYAKGGRQLHVPSYRVVLSRIINFLIRTLTRIPVHDATSGYRCYKASILKKTMRIFGKKFIESKGFEVSCEILLKTYWCSGSVGEVPNTLDYSKKVGRSKIRIMPTIFSYIILLGKAILWKSLGAPSCETRYSLQSSKRIRWG, from the coding sequence ATGAAATGTCTTGTAATGCTTCCTTGTCACAATGAGGAACAAAACCTTGAAAGGCTAATTTCATCTCTCCATGAAGCCTTGCACACTCACATGCCATACCAGATTATAGCAGTCAATGACGGCAGTACTGATGGAACAAGCGGAATTCTCTATAACCTTTCGGAAAAATATCCAATCATGGTGGCGGAGCATAAAAGCAACGGTGGCTTAGCCTCTGCCTTTCGAACGGGCTTAAGGTTGGCAATGGAACATGCCTCAGCGGAAGATTTGATCGTTACAATGGATGCTGACAATACGCATGACCCCAAATACATCACACGCTTAGCCGAGGAAGCTTGGAGGTCGGGAGTTGTAATAAGTTCGCGTTATGCAAAGGGCGGCAGGCAGCTTCACGTTCCTAGTTATCGCGTAGTATTGAGCAGAATTATTAACTTTCTTATTAGAACACTCACGAGGATACCTGTCCATGACGCCACCAGCGGATACAGATGTTATAAAGCTTCAATCCTCAAGAAGACCATGCGAATATTCGGGAAAAAATTTATTGAATCCAAAGGGTTTGAGGTTTCTTGCGAAATTCTGCTGAAAACGTACTGGTGCAGTGGGTCTGTAGGAGAAGTTCCGAACACCTTGGATTACAGTAAGAAGGTGGGGAGAAGCAAGATAAGGATTATGCCCACGATATTCAGTTATATTATACTTCTCGGGAAAGCAATCTTGTGGAAATCTTTAGGAGCACCTAGCTGTGAGACTCGCTATTCTCTACAGTCATCTAAGAGAATTCGGTGGGGTTGA
- a CDS encoding glycosyltransferase family 4 protein has translation MRLAILYSHLREFGGVERVVLKQAELLRGQGHEVTCLFAYVDTKRFTEYVKDKVTIQSYFNPFIPNNETLRVVLSLPFAPLISPAFKGMNLLICHGYGPAPWIGYNIKLINGINYLTYVHSIPRFLYLGSKERRLWRQDPTRRRIFSLGRFSFPLIAKIDRMSVINSKHVFANSHYTAGQIRKIYGSKASVCYPPVDTKLFKLINDKSLIDEVCSRYRVSKPIVLSTGRIIPLRKLEWLIHAMKYIVKIFPSATLAITGEVSANNADYVRTLVRVAHSLGVEKSVRLLGFVPNDELVKLYNTADVYVHSCPHEAFGLSPVEAMACGTPAVVWDDGAGPCETVINGRTGFRARPYDVEDFAEKIMKIFDMDNQTVSKFSSEYVQRNFSCEKHLELLNKAIGKL, from the coding sequence GTGAGACTCGCTATTCTCTACAGTCATCTAAGAGAATTCGGTGGGGTTGAAAGGGTAGTTCTGAAACAGGCTGAACTCCTTCGAGGTCAAGGGCACGAAGTCACTTGTCTTTTCGCTTATGTTGATACAAAAAGGTTCACCGAATATGTGAAGGACAAGGTCACAATTCAAAGTTATTTCAACCCTTTCATACCAAACAACGAGACTCTGAGAGTTGTCCTTTCCCTTCCATTTGCTCCTTTAATATCACCAGCTTTCAAAGGCATGAATCTACTGATCTGCCATGGGTATGGACCAGCACCCTGGATCGGTTACAACATAAAACTAATCAACGGAATAAATTACCTAACCTACGTCCACAGCATACCACGCTTTCTATATCTCGGATCTAAGGAGAGGAGACTTTGGAGACAGGATCCTACTAGGAGAAGAATCTTTAGTCTCGGAAGGTTCTCTTTCCCCCTGATAGCCAAAATCGATCGGATGAGTGTCATAAACTCGAAACACGTTTTTGCAAACAGCCATTACACAGCGGGTCAAATCAGGAAAATATACGGAAGCAAAGCTTCTGTGTGCTATCCCCCCGTTGACACAAAACTGTTCAAACTAATCAACGACAAGAGTCTCATCGACGAAGTCTGTTCAAGATATCGCGTCTCCAAACCTATTGTTCTCTCTACGGGCAGGATCATTCCCTTGAGAAAGCTGGAGTGGTTGATTCACGCAATGAAGTACATCGTAAAGATTTTCCCATCAGCCACCCTAGCTATCACTGGAGAAGTGTCTGCAAACAATGCGGACTACGTACGCACATTGGTAAGAGTGGCACATTCCTTGGGTGTTGAAAAAAGTGTGAGACTTCTAGGTTTTGTCCCAAATGATGAATTGGTGAAGCTGTACAACACTGCAGACGTATATGTCCACTCATGTCCCCATGAGGCTTTCGGCTTGAGTCCTGTAGAGGCTATGGCTTGTGGAACGCCTGCAGTTGTATGGGATGATGGAGCGGGCCCATGTGAAACTGTCATCAATGGGAGAACAGGGTTTAGAGCCAGACCTTATGACGTTGAAGATTTCGCTGAAAAGATAATGAAGATTTTCGACATGGATAACCAGACAGTGAGCAAGTTTTCTTCGGAGTATGTACAAAGGAATTTTTCATGTGAAAAACATTTGGAACTGCTAAACAAAGCTATAGGAAAACTCTAA